In one Mucilaginibacter ginsenosidivorax genomic region, the following are encoded:
- a CDS encoding SusC/RagA family TonB-linked outer membrane protein, whose translation MTYLYKILCGAWLCCLLQVCAHAQGISGQVQDPGGRPIADVWVSVKSKQLQATTGADGRFTIAAQAHDTLTFTKAGYLPKTVLMHGEHEFKITMRLALQQMDEIKIVSNGYKSIPLENATGSYEQVGKELLNRSPGTNVLARLDGVSSILFDRRTGHEGEPGIRGRSTLFANASPLVILDNFPYEGDLNNLNPNDVDGITILKDASAAAIWGVRASNGVIVITTKKGLKNKPLAIGFNASVTVAAKPDAFYLPQMSPSDFIGVEKQLFAQGFYNDDEQSVTHTNLSPAVEVLIAQRDGQITAGQADQQLGVFAGHDLRNDLQKYWYHQAVNQQYALNLSGGTERVTYYFSAGYDHNLDALQGNYRRLNLRSDNNFTLGTKLKLDAGVYFTDSKTMAGRNDPSTLVSADGKQLYPYARLADDRGNALPVALDYRQSFTDASKANGFLDWSYTPLSDYRNTDNHSDQLNLLLNTALHYTIGGGLEAEVRYQLEAAQNNGTLLYGQDSYYARNVVNRYTQTAADGSLTRPVPAGGIMNSSDSRFQSNNLRVQLNYRKAWEQHQLTALAGYEYRNDQTTTRNFRDYGYNADIGQGMPVDYTTSFALANQSYQGVSTIPYGNNFGSFRNYNLSWYGNLAYAYGNRYSVSASARRDESNLFGVNANQKGVPLYSAGLAWTASNEAFYHLTWLPYLKIRLTYGYSGNVDNTLSAEAAIRYIGTSNIGHLTYASVANPPNPDLGWEKTGILNAAVDFTVAGGILSGSVEAYSKKGHDLIGFRQADQTTGVLNPATNLFQYKGNVAAMKGKGIELNLHAHILRRVFGWQTDLLFNYARNTVTSYDQTSNLGYNYVATGITVSPLEGKPLYSILTYKWAGLDPQTGNPRGYIHGVISSDAAAIIDKTTVDELQYSGPAVPPAYGNLRNTFSYRGWSVSANLSYRFGYYWTRYGIAYDALAFSRSNQSNDYASRWQKAGDEQHTNVPSFTYPTDSSRDQFYNQSSVNVEKGDHIRLQDVRLAYEPGEKQLRRFAIKHLQVYLYAANLGIIWKATKTSLDPDYPYSIKPARTIAIGLSGNF comes from the coding sequence ATGACCTATCTATACAAAATATTGTGCGGGGCATGGCTATGTTGCTTATTGCAGGTTTGTGCCCATGCCCAGGGCATTTCGGGGCAGGTACAGGACCCGGGGGGACGGCCTATAGCCGATGTGTGGGTAAGCGTAAAATCGAAGCAGTTGCAGGCAACTACCGGCGCAGACGGGCGCTTTACCATCGCTGCCCAGGCGCATGATACCCTGACATTTACCAAAGCAGGGTACCTGCCCAAAACCGTGCTGATGCATGGCGAACACGAGTTTAAGATCACGATGCGGCTGGCACTTCAGCAGATGGATGAAATCAAAATCGTATCTAATGGCTACAAGTCGATACCGCTTGAAAATGCTACCGGCTCGTACGAACAGGTCGGCAAAGAATTGCTGAACCGGTCGCCCGGCACCAATGTACTGGCGCGGCTGGACGGGGTGAGCAGCATCCTCTTTGACAGGCGTACAGGCCACGAGGGGGAGCCGGGCATTCGCGGCAGGAGCACGCTTTTTGCGAATGCATCGCCGCTGGTTATCCTGGACAATTTCCCTTATGAAGGCGATTTGAATAACCTTAACCCCAATGACGTAGATGGCATTACCATTTTGAAAGACGCATCGGCGGCAGCGATCTGGGGCGTCAGGGCGAGCAATGGCGTTATCGTGATTACGACAAAAAAAGGCTTAAAGAATAAACCTTTAGCTATCGGATTTAACGCCAGCGTAACGGTGGCCGCCAAACCGGATGCTTTTTACCTGCCACAAATGTCACCGAGTGATTTTATCGGTGTGGAAAAGCAGTTATTTGCTCAGGGCTTTTATAACGACGACGAGCAATCGGTCACCCATACCAACCTCTCCCCGGCCGTTGAGGTGCTTATCGCGCAGCGTGACGGCCAAATAACAGCCGGGCAGGCGGACCAGCAGCTGGGGGTATTTGCCGGACATGATTTACGGAATGACCTGCAAAAATATTGGTACCACCAGGCTGTTAACCAGCAATACGCGCTGAACCTCAGCGGGGGAACGGAAAGGGTCACCTATTATTTCTCGGCCGGCTATGACCATAACCTGGACGCGCTACAGGGCAATTACCGGCGGCTTAACCTACGCTCGGACAATAATTTTACCCTGGGTACCAAGCTGAAACTTGATGCCGGTGTATATTTTACCGACAGCAAAACAATGGCCGGCCGTAACGATCCGTCGACGCTGGTCAGCGCCGACGGGAAACAACTGTATCCCTACGCGCGGCTTGCCGATGATCGTGGCAACGCGCTCCCGGTGGCATTAGATTACCGGCAGAGCTTTACCGATGCATCGAAAGCCAATGGTTTCCTGGACTGGAGCTATACGCCGTTAAGCGATTATCGAAATACGGATAACCATTCCGACCAGCTCAACCTGTTATTAAACACGGCACTACATTATACCATTGGGGGCGGGCTCGAGGCTGAGGTCCGCTACCAGCTGGAAGCGGCGCAAAATAATGGGACCCTCCTTTACGGCCAAGACAGCTATTATGCCCGGAATGTGGTCAACAGGTATACCCAGACCGCGGCTGATGGCAGTTTAACGCGGCCTGTGCCGGCGGGCGGCATCATGAACAGTTCGGACAGCAGGTTTCAATCGAATAATTTGCGTGTGCAGCTCAATTACCGGAAAGCATGGGAGCAGCATCAACTGACTGCCTTAGCCGGTTATGAATACCGGAATGACCAAACAACTACCCGCAATTTCAGGGATTATGGCTATAATGCTGATATCGGGCAGGGCATGCCTGTAGATTACACAACAAGTTTTGCCCTTGCGAACCAATCCTACCAGGGCGTCAGTACCATTCCCTATGGGAACAATTTCGGGTCATTCCGCAATTATAACCTTTCGTGGTATGGTAACCTTGCTTATGCCTACGGCAACCGGTATAGTGTGTCGGCCAGCGCACGCAGGGATGAATCCAACCTGTTTGGTGTTAATGCCAACCAAAAGGGCGTACCGCTATATTCGGCAGGTTTGGCCTGGACGGCGAGCAACGAGGCGTTTTACCACCTGACCTGGCTGCCCTACCTCAAAATAAGGCTTACCTATGGCTACAGCGGAAATGTGGACAATACCCTGTCGGCGGAAGCGGCCATACGTTATATCGGAACAAGTAACATTGGTCACCTGACCTATGCATCCGTCGCCAATCCCCCCAATCCCGACCTCGGATGGGAAAAGACGGGGATACTGAACGCAGCTGTGGATTTTACGGTGGCAGGAGGAATTTTATCGGGCTCGGTTGAAGCCTACAGTAAAAAAGGTCATGACCTTATCGGGTTCAGGCAGGCTGACCAGACGACCGGGGTGTTAAACCCGGCAACAAATTTATTCCAGTATAAGGGCAATGTTGCGGCCATGAAAGGTAAGGGTATAGAATTGAACCTGCATGCCCATATCCTGCGTCGTGTTTTTGGGTGGCAAACCGACCTGTTGTTTAACTATGCGCGGAATACGGTAACCAGTTATGACCAGACCAGTAACCTGGGCTATAATTATGTGGCAACCGGTATAACGGTTTCGCCGCTCGAAGGTAAACCCCTGTATTCAATTCTGACCTATAAATGGGCGGGCCTTGATCCCCAGACTGGCAACCCGAGGGGCTATATACACGGGGTGATCAGCAGCGACGCCGCCGCGATCATTGATAAGACTACCGTCGACGAGCTGCAATACAGCGGTCCGGCAGTTCCGCCGGCTTACGGCAACCTGCGTAATACGTTCAGCTACCGTGGCTGGTCGGTATCGGCCAACCTCTCCTACCGATTCGGTTATTACTGGACGCGCTATGGTATTGCCTATGACGCGCTGGCATTCTCCCGGTCCAACCAAAGCAATGATTACGCCAGCCGCTGGCAAAAGGCCGGGGATGAGCAGCATACCAACGTGCCCTCATTTACTTACCCGACAGACAGCTCGCGTGACCAGTTTTATAACCAGTCATCGGTTAACGTTGAAAAAGGCGACCATATCCGGTTGCAGGACGTCCGCCTTGCTTACGAACCCGGAGAAAAACAGTTACGGCGCTTTGCCATTAAACACCTGCAGGTGTACCTGTATGCGGCTAACCTCGGCATTATCTGGAAGGCGACCAAAACATCGCTGGACCCGGATTACCCTTACAGTATCAAACCTGCCCGAACTATAGCGATTGGTTTAAGTGGAAATTTTTAA